The following coding sequences are from one Gemmatimonadota bacterium window:
- a CDS encoding heavy metal translocating P-type ATPase: MTTTQLGTPCTHCGLAVPPALLASDGAASFCCSGCETAYGIVQQSGLGQYYAFRERRETAVQSSGHSFEEFDHPAFAELYVQATADGRAITELYLEGVHCASCVWLVERVPLLLPGVVRAELDVRRALARIEWDPQQLPLSQVARTLDQLGYTPHPFRGVARDAMRRREDRAMLTRIGVAGAIAGNVMLPALALYSGEFAGMEAAYEGLFRWVSLGLTIPAMLFPGRVFFTGAVAALRTRRLHMDLPIALALGAGFVRGAINTVADSGPIYFDGVTILIFALLTGRFLQQRGQRAAADAAELLYSLSPDSARVVTEDGSERTMPAAALLPGMSVRVRAGESFPADGTIIDGSTSVNAALLTGESRPVTAVAGDVVHAGTLNVAAPVTVRIEEAGATSRLARLLRQVEESSARRAPVVAMADRMAGVFVAAVLVLAVATFALWVGRDDVAAWDNAIALLIVTCPCALALATPLAVTVAVGRAARAGIYIKGGDALEQLSRPGHLVLDKTGTVTEGRTALVSWHGDPSVQAMVLALEAGSSHPIADGFRRAWPELLPPIAESVAHVVGGGISGVVEGRSVLVGSPRFVMAEAEGGDFLLATLRGRALTPVLVAVDGVVVAAAGLGDRVRDGAAEALGALRRRGWRTTLLSGDDPAVAAEVGAALGFAADEAIGGATPEEKLARITAWRAEGGTVVMVGDGVNDAAAIAAAHVGIGVHGGAEACLATADVYLTSPGLAPLVGLMTGAERTMHVIRRNMVWALMYNVAGVALAMSGTISPLIAALMMPASSLTVVLGSWLGRTFAPMAGAAPSGAVPTAPRVVEAAA, encoded by the coding sequence CCTTGCTGGCGAGCGATGGCGCCGCGTCGTTCTGTTGCAGCGGCTGCGAGACCGCCTACGGCATCGTGCAGCAGAGCGGTCTGGGGCAGTACTACGCCTTCCGCGAGCGGCGCGAGACGGCGGTGCAGAGCAGTGGCCACTCGTTCGAGGAGTTCGACCACCCCGCGTTCGCCGAGCTGTATGTGCAGGCGACCGCAGACGGGCGCGCCATCACCGAGCTCTATCTGGAAGGCGTCCATTGCGCCTCCTGCGTCTGGCTGGTCGAGCGGGTACCGCTCCTCCTCCCGGGTGTCGTGCGCGCGGAGCTGGATGTGCGGCGGGCACTGGCACGGATCGAATGGGACCCGCAGCAGTTGCCGCTCTCCCAGGTGGCGCGCACGCTCGACCAGCTGGGCTACACGCCGCATCCGTTCCGCGGCGTGGCGCGTGACGCCATGCGCCGCCGCGAGGATCGGGCGATGCTGACGCGCATCGGCGTGGCCGGCGCGATTGCCGGCAACGTGATGCTCCCTGCGCTGGCGCTCTACTCCGGCGAGTTCGCCGGAATGGAAGCCGCCTATGAGGGACTCTTTCGCTGGGTCTCCCTCGGCTTGACGATTCCGGCGATGCTCTTTCCAGGGCGCGTCTTCTTCACCGGTGCGGTTGCCGCGCTCCGCACACGTCGGCTCCACATGGACTTGCCGATCGCCCTGGCGCTCGGCGCGGGCTTTGTGCGCGGGGCGATCAACACGGTGGCGGATAGTGGCCCGATCTATTTCGACGGCGTCACCATCCTGATCTTTGCCCTGCTCACCGGTCGCTTCCTGCAGCAGCGCGGCCAGCGCGCCGCGGCCGATGCCGCCGAGCTGCTCTACTCGCTGTCGCCCGATTCGGCCCGTGTGGTGACCGAGGATGGCAGCGAGCGCACCATGCCTGCGGCGGCACTCCTCCCCGGGATGTCGGTGCGCGTCCGCGCCGGCGAGAGCTTCCCGGCGGACGGTACCATCATCGACGGCAGCACCTCCGTCAACGCTGCCCTCCTCACCGGCGAATCGCGGCCGGTCACGGCGGTGGCCGGTGATGTCGTGCACGCGGGGACGCTCAACGTGGCGGCGCCGGTGACGGTGCGCATCGAGGAAGCGGGGGCCACCTCGCGACTCGCGCGGTTGCTGCGGCAGGTGGAGGAGAGCAGCGCGCGCCGGGCTCCCGTCGTGGCGATGGCCGACCGGATGGCGGGGGTCTTCGTCGCCGCGGTGCTGGTGCTCGCCGTCGCGACGTTCGCGCTCTGGGTCGGCCGCGACGACGTCGCGGCGTGGGACAACGCCATCGCGCTCCTGATCGTCACCTGCCCCTGCGCGCTGGCCCTGGCAACGCCGCTGGCGGTCACGGTGGCGGTGGGCCGCGCCGCGCGCGCCGGGATCTACATCAAGGGCGGTGATGCGCTCGAGCAGTTGTCTCGTCCCGGACATCTGGTGCTCGACAAGACGGGGACCGTGACCGAGGGGCGCACGGCGCTGGTGAGCTGGCATGGCGATCCGTCGGTGCAGGCGATGGTGCTTGCCCTGGAAGCGGGATCGTCGCACCCGATTGCCGACGGCTTCCGCCGTGCGTGGCCGGAGCTGCTCCCGCCGATCGCCGAGTCGGTCGCGCACGTCGTCGGTGGCGGCATCAGCGGCGTGGTGGAGGGCCGGAGCGTACTTGTTGGCTCGCCGCGCTTCGTGATGGCGGAGGCCGAGGGTGGCGACTTTCTGCTGGCCACCCTTCGCGGGCGCGCGCTGACCCCGGTGCTGGTCGCGGTCGACGGCGTGGTCGTCGCGGCGGCGGGGCTGGGCGATCGGGTGCGCGATGGTGCCGCCGAGGCGCTCGGCGCGCTGCGTCGCCGCGGCTGGCGCACCACCTTGCTCTCGGGGGACGACCCGGCCGTCGCCGCGGAGGTTGGCGCCGCCCTCGGCTTCGCCGCCGACGAGGCCATTGGCGGGGCCACCCCGGAAGAGAAGCTGGCGCGGATCACCGCGTGGCGTGCGGAGGGTGGCACCGTGGTGATGGTGGGCGACGGCGTGAACGACGCCGCCGCGATCGCGGCGGCGCATGTCGGGATCGGTGTCCATGGCGGGGCCGAAGCGTGTCTCGCGACCGCCGACGTGTACCTGACGTCGCCCGGGCTGGCGCCGCTGGTGGGGCTGATGACCGGGGCCGAGCGGACGATGCACGTGATCCGCCGCAACATGGTCTGGGCGCTGATGTACAACGTGGCCGGCGTCGCGCTGGCGATGTCCGGCACCATCTCGCCGCTGATCGCGGCGCTCATGATGCCGGCGAGTTCGCTCACCGTGGTCCTCGGCAGCTGGCTCGGGCGCACCTTTGCGCCGATGGCCGGGGCAGCGCCGAGCGGGGCGGTCCCCACGGCGCCGCGCGTCGTCGAGGCGGCGGCATGA
- a CDS encoding PAS domain S-box protein translates to MTTPSIPPDSAPGRTGEFPAAPAPPRALDRLRLPGPRALVGGIILVRLVLVGLVFGSALGGRSGGIPVSARIIVGLVGLVAIGWFTMVSRDKSTTMPATTLFVQATVDILLVTSLVSGDATPLAALYVALVAVYGLLLPTGRSLLTTLFAGACYVAVTLQSPEAALAWSQVAVIGLVGVLIALLGNRLTSASREQHALAVALAQVRLEAEEILATIQSGVITVDGEGRLGFINPRGAKILGGGRFIPGQPVLDVLRACSRELHEAIVLGLTEGTRIMRGEASVRRADGTLFPVGLSTTTFQRPGTERPLVTAIFTDISDLKRLQEFRVRAERLEAVAALSASLAHEIRNPLAAIRSAVEQLARSVGPDEDDQTLARLVMRESERLNRLLSEFLDFSRVRASRFERLELLGLVEAAARITREHPEARGTSITVIGEPVELDGDEDLLHRVASNLMLNAAQALAGRGHITVTVRLARPGEAPVGRVERPVMLLVQDDGPGIPESVRERLFEPFVTGRTGGSGLGLAIVQRAVDAHRGVILVDTMAGSGTTFSIFLPATWTGEEIT, encoded by the coding sequence TTGACCACCCCATCCATCCCTCCCGACTCCGCCCCGGGCCGCACCGGCGAGTTCCCGGCCGCGCCGGCTCCGCCCCGGGCGCTCGACCGCCTCCGGTTGCCGGGCCCGCGGGCGCTGGTGGGCGGCATCATCCTGGTGCGGTTGGTGCTGGTCGGGCTGGTGTTCGGCAGCGCGCTCGGCGGCAGGTCGGGCGGGATCCCGGTGTCGGCACGAATCATCGTGGGGCTGGTGGGGCTGGTGGCCATCGGCTGGTTCACGATGGTGAGTCGCGACAAGAGCACGACGATGCCGGCGACCACGCTCTTCGTGCAGGCGACCGTGGACATTCTCCTGGTCACCTCGCTCGTGTCGGGCGACGCGACGCCGCTGGCAGCGCTCTACGTCGCCCTGGTGGCGGTCTATGGCCTCCTCCTCCCGACCGGCCGGTCGCTGCTCACCACCCTCTTTGCCGGCGCCTGCTACGTCGCGGTCACGCTGCAGTCGCCCGAGGCGGCGCTGGCGTGGTCCCAGGTTGCCGTGATCGGGCTGGTCGGTGTGCTGATTGCGCTGCTCGGCAATCGCCTGACCTCGGCCTCGCGGGAGCAGCACGCGCTGGCGGTGGCGCTCGCCCAGGTCCGGCTCGAGGCCGAGGAGATCCTGGCGACGATCCAATCCGGCGTGATCACCGTCGATGGCGAAGGGCGCCTCGGCTTCATCAACCCGCGCGGGGCGAAGATCCTCGGGGGTGGCCGCTTCATCCCCGGGCAGCCGGTGCTCGATGTGCTGCGCGCCTGTTCGCGGGAGCTGCACGAGGCGATCGTGCTCGGCCTCACCGAGGGGACCCGCATCATGCGGGGCGAGGCCTCGGTGCGCCGGGCCGACGGCACGCTCTTCCCCGTGGGGCTCTCGACTACCACCTTCCAGCGGCCCGGCACCGAACGACCGCTGGTCACCGCCATCTTCACTGACATCTCCGACCTCAAGCGGCTGCAGGAATTTCGGGTCCGTGCCGAGCGCCTCGAGGCAGTGGCGGCGTTGAGCGCCTCGCTGGCGCACGAGATTCGCAATCCGCTCGCGGCGATCCGCAGCGCGGTCGAGCAGCTGGCCCGCTCGGTCGGGCCGGACGAGGACGATCAGACGCTGGCGCGGCTGGTGATGCGCGAGAGCGAGCGGCTCAACCGGCTGCTCAGCGAGTTCCTCGACTTCTCCCGCGTGCGCGCGTCGCGCTTCGAACGGCTCGAGTTGCTGGGGCTGGTCGAGGCAGCCGCACGGATCACGCGGGAGCATCCCGAGGCGCGCGGCACCAGCATCACCGTGATCGGGGAACCGGTCGAGCTCGACGGCGACGAAGACCTGCTGCATCGGGTGGCGAGCAACCTGATGTTGAACGCCGCGCAGGCCCTCGCGGGGCGCGGCCACATCACGGTGACGGTGCGATTGGCCCGCCCGGGCGAGGCGCCGGTGGGACGGGTGGAGCGCCCCGTGATGCTGCTGGTGCAGGACGATGGCCCAGGCATTCCGGAGTCGGTGCGTGAGCGGCTCTTCGAGCCGTTCGTGACCGGGCGGACCGGGGGCAGTGGCCTGGGCTTGGCAATTGTGCAGCGCGCCGTGGATGCGCATCGTGGCGTGATCCTGGTGGACACCATGGCGGGCTCGGGAACGACCTTCTCGATCTTCCTGCCCGCGACCTGGACTGGAGAGGAGATCACATGA
- a CDS encoding sigma-54-dependent Fis family transcriptional regulator yields MTQQQPSVLVIDDESGILDTVRILLKKEGYEVSVAQGGKAGLEAIRTVSPDIVVTDVRMPQVTGLDILQACKDQDPMMPVILMTAQASLQSAIQAVNIGAFYYLQKPFSNDELLAILRRACEFRQIRVENKQLKAEIRRTSGGPRPPVTRPIGKSRRFQEILRFADLVAPTDSTLLITGESGTGKEVLARYTHDASLRAEGPFMSINCGALPETLLESELFGHVKGSFTGAVRDKQGLFAAARTGTFFMDEVGEMPPSLQVKLLRVLQQREVIPVGATEAIPVDVRIIAATNRDLEEEVRRGHFRSDLFYRLNVLAVELPPLRERRDDLILLIDRFLQDLSEEHESEPKALAAEAMDAVMVYEWPGNVRELQNALEHAAVLCRGPLIEPQHLPERITRRKKEPLVAERNQPNPELDLVERAYIMFVLQAEGGNKTRAAEVLGIDPSTLYRKLSRYEGNGGRRCHGSPTSLRAGRRWTGGPTSASRCSPGSAMPCSAGGSGKGVPPASMKWSWCGRRGCCRTGTLPRRSPCTRRRCSPD; encoded by the coding sequence ATGACCCAGCAGCAGCCGTCCGTGCTGGTTATCGATGACGAGTCGGGAATTCTCGACACGGTGCGCATCCTCCTCAAGAAGGAGGGCTACGAGGTCTCCGTCGCGCAGGGGGGCAAGGCGGGCCTCGAGGCGATCCGCACCGTCAGTCCGGACATCGTCGTCACCGACGTGCGGATGCCGCAGGTCACCGGGCTCGACATCCTGCAGGCCTGCAAGGACCAGGACCCGATGATGCCGGTGATCCTGATGACGGCGCAGGCCTCGCTGCAGAGCGCGATCCAGGCCGTCAACATCGGCGCGTTCTACTACCTGCAGAAGCCGTTCTCGAACGACGAGCTGCTGGCGATCCTCCGCCGTGCCTGCGAGTTCCGCCAGATCCGCGTCGAGAACAAGCAGCTCAAGGCAGAGATCCGGCGCACCAGCGGTGGCCCGCGGCCGCCGGTGACACGGCCGATCGGCAAGTCGCGCCGCTTCCAGGAAATTCTCCGCTTCGCCGACCTGGTCGCGCCGACCGACTCGACCCTGCTGATCACCGGCGAGAGCGGCACCGGCAAGGAGGTGCTTGCCCGCTACACGCACGACGCCTCGCTGCGCGCCGAGGGGCCGTTCATGTCGATCAACTGCGGTGCCCTCCCGGAGACGCTGCTCGAGAGCGAGCTCTTCGGGCACGTGAAGGGCTCCTTCACCGGTGCCGTGCGTGACAAGCAGGGGCTCTTCGCCGCTGCGCGCACCGGGACGTTCTTCATGGACGAAGTCGGCGAGATGCCGCCCTCGCTCCAGGTGAAGCTGCTCCGCGTGTTGCAGCAGCGCGAAGTGATTCCCGTCGGGGCCACGGAGGCGATTCCGGTCGACGTGCGCATCATCGCCGCGACGAATCGCGACCTCGAGGAAGAAGTGCGCCGCGGGCATTTCCGCTCCGATCTCTTCTATCGGCTCAACGTGCTCGCGGTGGAGTTGCCGCCGCTGCGCGAACGGCGCGACGACCTCATCCTGCTGATCGACCGCTTCCTGCAGGACCTCTCCGAGGAACACGAGTCGGAGCCGAAGGCGCTTGCCGCCGAGGCGATGGATGCCGTCATGGTGTATGAGTGGCCGGGCAATGTGCGCGAGCTGCAGAACGCGCTCGAACATGCGGCGGTGCTCTGTCGGGGGCCGCTGATCGAGCCGCAGCACCTGCCGGAGCGGATCACCCGGCGGAAGAAGGAGCCGCTGGTCGCCGAACGGAATCAACCGAATCCTGAACTCGACCTGGTCGAGCGCGCCTACATCATGTTCGTCCTGCAGGCCGAAGGCGGCAACAAGACGCGGGCCGCGGAAGTGCTGGGGATCGACCCGAGCACGCTCTACCGGAAGTTGTCGCGCTACGAGGGGAACGGGGGGCGTAGGTGTCACGGCTCGCCGACGTCGCTGCGCGCTGGAAGGCGCTGGACTGGCGGGCCGACCTCGGCCTCGCGCTGCTCGCCGGGATCGGCTATGCCGTGCTCGGCTGGTGGCTCTGGGAAGGGCGTCCCACCGGCCTCGATGAAGTGGTCATGGTGTGGCAGGCGCGGCTGTTGTCGCACGGGCACCTTGCCGCGCCGATCCCCGTGCACCCGGAGGCGGTGCTCACCCGATTGA
- a CDS encoding RNA-binding S4 domain-containing protein, protein MAREDAATAVRLDKWLWAARFYKTRSAATEAVLGGKVDVNGDGAKPARTVRAGDTIVVRVAPYRFEVAVTGVGERRGTAAQAAELYQETQASVAARALLADQLRLAPSLEFSEGRPSKKDRRTIEKLRGRR, encoded by the coding sequence ATGGCCCGCGAGGACGCAGCAACGGCAGTCCGGCTCGACAAGTGGCTCTGGGCCGCCCGCTTCTACAAGACCCGCTCCGCCGCAACCGAGGCGGTGCTGGGTGGCAAGGTCGACGTCAACGGCGACGGCGCCAAGCCGGCGCGAACGGTGCGTGCCGGCGACACCATCGTGGTCCGGGTGGCGCCCTATCGTTTCGAGGTGGCGGTGACCGGCGTGGGCGAACGGCGCGGGACTGCGGCCCAGGCCGCCGAGCTGTACCAGGAGACCCAGGCGTCCGTGGCGGCGCGCGCGTTGCTCGCCGATCAGCTCCGGCTCGCGCCGTCGCTGGAGTTCAGCGAGGGGCGGCCGTCGAAGAAGGATCGGCGGACGATCGAGAAACTGCGCGGACGTCGTTGA
- the ccoS gene encoding cbb3-type cytochrome oxidase assembly protein CcoS produces MSVLFLILPLALVLVGVAVWAYIWSARGGQFDDLDTPAVRLLHDDGESRVNDVRAVSRSSADPSSTAAPR; encoded by the coding sequence ATGAGCGTCCTCTTCCTGATCCTGCCGCTGGCGCTGGTGCTGGTGGGGGTCGCGGTGTGGGCCTACATCTGGTCGGCGCGGGGCGGGCAGTTCGACGACCTCGACACACCGGCGGTGCGCCTGCTGCACGACGACGGCGAGTCGCGGGTCAACGACGTCCGCGCAGTTTCTCGATCGTCCGCCGATCCTTCTTCGACGGCCGCCCCTCGCTGA